One Sediminicola sp. YIK13 DNA segment encodes these proteins:
- the rpsL gene encoding 30S ribosomal protein S12, with the protein MPTISQLVRKGRATITKKSKSAALDSCPQRRGVCTRVYTTTPKKPNSAMRKVARVRLTNGKEVNAYIPGEGHNLQEHSIVLVRGGRVKDLPGVRYHIVRGALDTAGVAGRTQRRSKYGAKRPKK; encoded by the coding sequence ATGCCAACAATTTCACAATTAGTACGAAAAGGAAGGGCCACAATTACTAAGAAGAGTAAATCGGCTGCTTTGGATTCGTGTCCACAGAGAAGAGGGGTTTGTACTCGTGTTTACACTACAACACCAAAGAAACCAAACTCTGCAATGCGTAAAGTTGCAAGGGTTAGGTTGACCAATGGTAAAGAGGTGAACGCTTACATCCCTGGAGAAGGACACAATCTTCAAGAGCACTCGATAGTATTAGTAAGAGGCGGAAGAGTAAAGGATTTGCCAGGTGTTAGATACCACATCGTTAGAGGTGCATTGGATACAGCAGGTGTTGCTGGAAGAACCCAACGTAGATCTAAGTACGGAGCTAAACGACCTAAGAAGTAA